From Cecembia calidifontis, one genomic window encodes:
- a CDS encoding dienelactone hydrolase family protein gives MIKELLKIKLDHIHVEGELIIPDHCQGIVIFSHGSGSGRFSPRNNFVAQYLKKLNLGTFLFDLLTREEAMDSTLRFNIPLLTERLEKVSRHLLKIPYTKSLPFCYFGGSTGAASAMIASTLIPRHIAAIVSRGGRLDLSYEYLPEVEAPSLLIVGEYDNDILEINRRALDLLQVPKKLEIVPGATHLFEEPGCLEQVAELAGNWFLKYARLKSNQKKQRIKTTN, from the coding sequence ATGATAAAAGAACTGCTGAAAATTAAATTAGACCACATTCATGTGGAAGGTGAGTTGATCATTCCCGATCACTGCCAGGGAATAGTCATCTTTTCACATGGTAGCGGCAGTGGAAGATTTAGCCCAAGGAACAACTTTGTAGCCCAGTATCTCAAGAAGTTGAATTTAGGGACCTTTCTTTTCGATCTTTTGACCAGAGAGGAAGCTATGGATTCTACCTTAAGATTCAATATTCCCTTGCTGACTGAAAGGTTGGAAAAAGTAAGCAGACACTTGCTAAAAATACCTTATACAAAAAGTTTGCCCTTTTGCTATTTCGGCGGAAGTACGGGAGCGGCATCAGCGATGATAGCTTCTACTTTAATTCCCAGACATATAGCTGCTATTGTCTCAAGAGGGGGGAGATTAGACCTTTCATATGAGTACCTTCCTGAAGTTGAGGCGCCTTCCCTCTTGATTGTTGGAGAATATGATAACGATATATTAGAAATAAATAGAAGGGCACTTGATTTACTTCAAGTACCTAAAAAATTAGAAATTGTCCCAGGGGCTACTCATCTTTTCGAAGAGCCAGGTTGCCTAGAACAGGTTGCAGAATTGGCGGGAAATTGGTTCTTGAAATATGCAAGGCTAAAATCAAATCAAAAAAAGCAAAGGATAAAAACAACAAATTAA
- a CDS encoding phosphoribosyltransferase — translation MFKNRKDAAIQLGKALEKYKGINALVLGIPRGGAETAYYVARELEGDMGLVISRKLGHPQNPEYAIGAIAEDGSIYLSPYASSEVSEEELAQIKKEQEEEIKSRIQRFRNGKPLPEMKGRTVILVDDGIATGATLMATIMLCKNNEAQKIVVGAPVSSREMAKKLKTLVDDVIILEIPYDYHAVSQVYEEFFNLRDEDAIQFLKDWEKSKKENQNK, via the coding sequence ATGTTCAAAAACAGAAAAGATGCGGCTATCCAACTGGGCAAAGCACTTGAAAAATATAAAGGAATCAATGCGCTTGTCTTGGGCATTCCTCGTGGTGGGGCAGAGACTGCCTATTATGTTGCAAGAGAACTGGAAGGCGACATGGGGCTTGTTATAAGCAGGAAATTGGGGCATCCCCAAAATCCAGAGTATGCCATAGGGGCAATTGCAGAAGATGGCAGTATTTATTTATCACCTTATGCCAGTTCCGAGGTATCCGAAGAAGAGCTTGCACAAATTAAAAAAGAGCAAGAGGAAGAGATAAAAAGTAGAATCCAAAGATTCAGAAATGGAAAGCCTCTTCCGGAAATGAAAGGCAGGACAGTTATCCTTGTGGATGATGGTATCGCCACAGGGGCAACACTGATGGCCACGATTATGCTTTGTAAAAACAATGAAGCACAAAAAATTGTAGTAGGAGCACCTGTATCAAGCAGAGAAATGGCTAAAAAGCTTAAAACCTTGGTAGATGATGTCATTATTCTGGAAATTCCCTATGATTACCATGCAGTATCCCAAGTTTATGAGGAGTTTTTCAATTTGAGAGATGAAGATGCTATTCAATTTTTGAAAGATTGGGAGAAATCAAAAAAAGAAAATCAAAACAAATAA
- a CDS encoding zinc-dependent alcohol dehydrogenase family protein — MKAWLLKAVSDLTKVKTPLTLEDFTVSDPKENQVLIKVFCCGICHTELDEIEGRTPPPFFPVIPGHQVIGIVEKVGEKVSILKEGERVGVAWIFSACGHCEYCEKGLENLCPDFKATGRDANGGYAEYMLVDEKFAFPIPQDLSDFEAAPLLCAGAIGYRSLKLTGLSDGQALGLTGFGSSGHLVLKMAKFLFPNSPIFVFARSIEEQQFSLRLGADWAGDIDEVPPKKLLAIIDTTPVWRTVIGSLHHLNPAGRLVINAIRKESQDMQFLLNLNYPDHLWMEKEIKSVANITRLDVEEFLQLAAKVPIRPQVEVYPFEKANEALVELKRGHIKGAKVLDCLH; from the coding sequence ATGAAAGCCTGGTTGTTGAAAGCAGTCTCTGATCTTACCAAAGTCAAAACCCCCTTGACTTTGGAGGATTTTACTGTCTCAGACCCAAAGGAAAATCAGGTTTTGATCAAGGTTTTCTGCTGTGGTATATGTCACACGGAGTTGGATGAAATTGAAGGCAGGACGCCACCTCCCTTTTTTCCTGTTATTCCCGGCCATCAGGTAATTGGCATTGTTGAAAAAGTGGGAGAAAAAGTTTCCATTTTAAAAGAAGGAGAAAGGGTAGGGGTAGCTTGGATTTTTTCCGCTTGTGGACATTGTGAATATTGCGAAAAAGGACTGGAAAATTTATGCCCTGATTTTAAGGCAACAGGAAGGGATGCTAATGGAGGCTATGCAGAATACATGCTTGTTGACGAGAAGTTTGCATTCCCGATCCCCCAAGATTTAAGCGATTTTGAAGCGGCTCCATTATTATGCGCGGGGGCGATAGGGTATAGGTCTTTAAAACTCACAGGACTGAGTGATGGGCAGGCGCTGGGCTTGACGGGCTTTGGTTCTTCGGGACATCTTGTCCTTAAAATGGCCAAATTTCTTTTTCCAAATTCACCCATTTTTGTTTTCGCAAGGAGCATAGAAGAGCAGCAGTTTTCATTGCGTTTGGGTGCTGATTGGGCAGGAGACATCGACGAGGTACCCCCTAAAAAATTACTCGCCATTATAGATACTACCCCGGTTTGGAGAACAGTAATAGGTTCTTTGCATCATTTAAATCCCGCTGGAAGGCTGGTCATCAATGCCATCAGAAAAGAATCACAGGATATGCAGTTCCTTTTGAATTTAAATTATCCCGATCATCTGTGGATGGAAAAAGAAATCAAGTCTGTGGCCAACATTACTAGGTTGGATGTAGAAGAATTCTTACAACTTGCCGCCAAGGTCCCCATAAGACCTCAAGTCGAGGTATATCCCTTTGAAAAAGCCAATGAGGCCTTAGTTGAACTCAAACGAGGGCATATCAAGGGGGCAAAAGTGTTAGATTGCCTCCATTGA
- a CDS encoding glycogen/starch/alpha-glucan phosphorylase → MDKNEHAASSQRPSEVLDEDARTGLSVEALKKAILNNLFYVQGKYPEIATRNDYYMSLAYAVRDRLLQRWVASVKQYLEGRHRIVSYLSAEYLLGPHLANNLINLGIFKEVEQATQELGINLQWLLDKEVEPGLGNGGLGRLAACYMDSLAALEVPAIGYGIRYQFGIFEQEIRDGWQVEDTDNWLRRGNPWEIARRELNYEVKLGGYVQHYMDRDGKFRSNWIPELTVKGVAYDTPIVGYKVNTTNTLRLWKSEAPKSFDFQSFNSGDYNNAVNQKIICENISKVLYPNDETLSGKILRLQQQYFFVSCSLQDMIGIHLRQGEKIEDFNVTFAVQLNDTHPAIAIAEMMRLLVDEYDLEWVDAWRVTTRSFAYTNHTLLPEALETWDLELFGSVLPRHLELIYEINRRFLDEVTIKVYGNHNKINSLSIIGEGPRKYIKMANLACAGSFAINGVAALHTELLKSTVLKDWYALYPEKFSNKTNGVTPRRWLVLSNPKLTSLISGKIGESWIKHLEELKRLEAFADDPEFQKAWMDVKYEMKKTLAKKILNRTGIKVNPDSLFDVHVKRIHEYKRQHLNILHVIALYNRIKKNPSLEIVPRTFIFAGKAAPGYRMAKLIIKLINSVGEIVNNDPDVMDRLKVVFFPNYNVSNAQVIYPAADLSVQISTAGKEASGTGNMKLSMNGAITIGTLDGANVEIREAVGEENFFLFGLTAEEVAKKKNEGYNPYSYYLENEELKLAIDQIASGYFSHLDDKIFKDLVDNLLYHDPFLVLADFASYVASQEQAAEAFKDKKSWAKMSILNTARMGKFSSDRSIREYCDEIWKVKSVPVHLNGKY, encoded by the coding sequence ATGGATAAAAACGAACATGCAGCATCCTCACAAAGACCTTCAGAGGTGCTCGATGAAGATGCAAGAACAGGCCTTAGTGTGGAAGCATTAAAAAAGGCGATATTAAACAACCTTTTTTATGTTCAGGGAAAATACCCTGAAATAGCAACAAGGAATGATTATTACATGTCCCTTGCTTATGCTGTAAGGGATCGTCTGCTTCAAAGATGGGTAGCTTCTGTGAAGCAATATTTAGAGGGAAGGCACCGGATAGTTTCTTATTTGTCTGCAGAATATCTCTTGGGGCCACACCTGGCCAATAACCTGATTAATCTTGGAATATTTAAGGAAGTAGAGCAGGCTACCCAGGAACTGGGGATCAATTTGCAGTGGTTGCTGGATAAGGAAGTTGAGCCAGGCCTGGGAAATGGGGGGCTTGGTCGCTTGGCTGCCTGTTATATGGACTCCTTGGCAGCGCTTGAAGTTCCTGCCATAGGCTATGGTATTAGGTATCAGTTTGGGATTTTCGAGCAGGAAATCAGAGATGGCTGGCAAGTTGAAGACACGGATAATTGGCTCAGAAGGGGCAATCCCTGGGAAATTGCCAGGAGGGAACTGAATTATGAAGTCAAGTTGGGCGGATATGTCCAACATTATATGGACAGAGATGGAAAATTCCGCAGCAATTGGATACCTGAACTGACGGTAAAGGGTGTGGCTTACGATACGCCTATCGTAGGATATAAGGTCAATACTACCAATACCTTAAGACTCTGGAAGTCAGAAGCACCAAAATCCTTTGATTTTCAGTCCTTCAATTCCGGGGATTATAACAATGCAGTCAACCAAAAGATCATCTGCGAAAATATCAGTAAGGTGCTTTATCCGAATGATGAGACATTGAGCGGTAAAATTCTAAGGTTGCAGCAGCAATACTTTTTTGTATCCTGTTCCCTTCAGGATATGATTGGTATTCATCTGAGACAAGGGGAAAAGATAGAAGACTTCAATGTGACTTTTGCCGTACAGTTGAATGATACCCATCCTGCTATTGCCATTGCGGAGATGATGCGGCTTTTGGTGGATGAATATGATCTGGAATGGGTGGATGCCTGGAGGGTGACCACCAGGTCATTTGCTTATACCAATCATACGCTTTTGCCTGAAGCCTTGGAAACCTGGGATTTGGAATTATTCGGCTCAGTTCTCCCAAGGCATCTTGAACTTATTTATGAAATCAACCGTAGATTTTTGGACGAGGTTACGATCAAAGTGTACGGCAACCATAATAAAATCAATAGTCTTTCTATCATTGGGGAGGGGCCTAGGAAATATATTAAAATGGCAAATCTGGCCTGTGCCGGCAGCTTTGCCATCAATGGAGTGGCCGCACTACATACAGAGCTGCTAAAAAGTACCGTTTTAAAAGATTGGTATGCCCTGTACCCTGAAAAATTCAGTAATAAGACCAATGGAGTCACTCCAAGGAGATGGTTGGTTTTGAGTAATCCGAAATTGACCTCATTGATTTCCGGTAAAATTGGTGAATCCTGGATCAAACATTTAGAGGAACTCAAACGATTGGAAGCCTTTGCCGATGATCCTGAATTCCAGAAGGCTTGGATGGATGTTAAGTATGAGATGAAAAAGACCCTCGCCAAAAAAATTCTGAACAGGACAGGTATCAAAGTCAATCCAGATTCCCTCTTTGATGTTCATGTAAAAAGAATTCATGAATACAAGAGGCAACATCTCAATATTCTCCATGTGATCGCTTTATATAATAGGATCAAAAAGAATCCAAGTCTGGAAATTGTTCCCCGCACGTTCATTTTTGCAGGTAAGGCGGCACCAGGTTACAGGATGGCAAAGCTGATTATCAAACTCATCAATTCTGTAGGGGAAATTGTCAATAATGATCCTGACGTGATGGATAGGTTAAAGGTGGTCTTTTTTCCAAACTATAATGTCAGCAATGCTCAGGTAATTTATCCGGCCGCAGACCTTTCCGTTCAGATTTCTACCGCAGGCAAAGAAGCCTCAGGAACCGGTAATATGAAATTGTCTATGAACGGCGCCATAACCATAGGGACCTTAGATGGCGCCAATGTGGAAATCAGGGAAGCAGTAGGAGAGGAGAATTTCTTCTTATTTGGACTGACTGCAGAAGAAGTTGCGAAAAAGAAAAATGAAGGATATAATCCTTACAGCTACTACCTGGAGAATGAGGAATTGAAACTCGCTATTGACCAAATTGCATCCGGATATTTTTCCCATTTGGACGATAAGATATTTAAAGACCTGGTAGATAACTTGCTTTACCATGATCCATTCTTGGTTTTGGCAGATTTTGCCTCCTATGTAGCCAGTCAGGAACAGGCTGCGGAAGCCTTTAAAGACAAGAAATCCTGGGCAAAAATGTCCATATTGAATACTGCCAGAATGGGTAAGTTTTCAAGTGACAGGAGCATCAGGGAATACTGTGATGAAATCTGGAAAGTAAAATCTGTACCTGTACATCTCAATGGAAAATACTGA
- a CDS encoding DUF2490 domain-containing protein yields MPFPGNGQAQFRTESWWGLMTSGQIGERWSLWLDSHYVPEIFLIVRSGITYHTPSDKLNFTAGYAHLGLTTPFSEGKLMRPERRPWGQIIFRVPGATRYGVSFRFRYDARFRNQFDNETLLDGFDLNHRFRFNSAIRYNVGRVESLQSNFSVSMVNETLLTSGPAFVDIPFEHRIFFLAGMQRGTATLSPGYHLRFQSTASGQVRVLQGFVLWINLNYRFKDFKRHFLREFPADKI; encoded by the coding sequence TTGCCATTCCCAGGAAATGGACAGGCCCAATTCAGGACGGAATCCTGGTGGGGCCTGATGACTTCTGGTCAAATTGGAGAACGTTGGTCCTTATGGTTGGATTCCCACTATGTTCCTGAAATTTTTCTGATTGTCCGATCCGGAATTACTTATCATACGCCCAGTGATAAATTAAACTTTACAGCGGGTTATGCCCATCTGGGTTTGACTACTCCTTTTTCAGAAGGTAAGCTTATGCGTCCTGAAAGAAGGCCTTGGGGCCAGATTATTTTCAGGGTTCCTGGAGCTACAAGATATGGGGTAAGCTTTAGATTCAGGTATGATGCCAGGTTCCGTAATCAGTTTGACAATGAAACGCTTCTGGATGGCTTTGATTTAAACCATCGCTTCAGGTTTAATTCTGCCATCCGCTATAATGTCGGAAGAGTAGAGTCCTTACAATCTAATTTTTCAGTCAGTATGGTCAATGAAACCTTACTGACGAGCGGGCCTGCTTTTGTAGATATTCCATTTGAACACCGGATTTTTTTTCTAGCTGGTATGCAAAGGGGTACCGCCACACTTTCTCCCGGATATCACCTGCGGTTTCAAAGTACAGCATCAGGGCAGGTCAGGGTACTTCAGGGTTTTGTCCTTTGGATCAACCTGAATTACCGTTTTAAAGACTTTAAAAGACATTTCCTACGGGAGTTTCCAGCTGATAAAATTTAG
- a CDS encoding DUF2490 domain-containing protein, producing the protein MKIQIRKIIVKKSDWRLVFLFFVLFLAIHPIKAQFAKPQWWFTYNHIGRFDDRWSYGFDLNYRTTGLIPLNSSLTAARLGMNYHTKTGFRITGGYAWFGTFVPTKDRIWLHENRIYEQIQYNHTLGKVNLVHRIRVEQRWRQQFTNENLDETISTFTNRYRYLIQFDGPITEYPENKTSLRWQLANEFFIHNKEEVGYMLFDQNRTLAGVLISPSGSLSLAVLYQLIVQQQPFLRETFLINSFRITLFHTLDFRKRKKTIQIEEISVID; encoded by the coding sequence ATGAAAATCCAAATCCGGAAAATTATCGTTAAGAAATCAGACTGGAGACTGGTTTTTCTATTTTTTGTTTTGTTTTTGGCCATCCATCCTATAAAGGCCCAATTTGCCAAACCACAGTGGTGGTTTACCTACAACCATATTGGAAGGTTTGACGACAGATGGAGTTACGGATTCGACCTCAACTACCGGACAACCGGACTTATTCCCCTGAATTCCAGTCTGACTGCAGCGAGGTTAGGTATGAATTACCATACCAAGACTGGCTTTAGGATTACAGGAGGATATGCCTGGTTCGGAACTTTCGTTCCAACCAAAGACCGTATCTGGCTCCATGAAAACAGGATCTATGAACAAATCCAATATAACCATACGCTTGGAAAAGTCAATTTAGTGCACCGTATCCGTGTAGAACAAAGGTGGAGGCAGCAGTTTACCAATGAAAACCTGGACGAGACCATCTCCACTTTTACAAATAGATACCGCTACTTAATCCAATTCGACGGACCTATCACCGAATATCCTGAAAATAAGACTTCCTTACGATGGCAGTTGGCCAATGAGTTTTTTATCCACAACAAAGAAGAAGTCGGTTATATGCTTTTCGACCAAAACAGGACCCTGGCCGGAGTGCTGATTTCTCCTTCTGGAAGCCTAAGTCTTGCGGTTTTGTACCAACTAATTGTCCAGCAGCAGCCCTTTTTAAGGGAAACCTTTTTGATCAATTCCTTCCGAATCACACTTTTCCATACATTGGATTTTAGGAAAAGAAAAAAAACAATTCAAATAGAAGAAATTTCAGTGATTGATTAA
- a CDS encoding BamA/TamA family outer membrane protein, which yields MKKILCVIWVFCLLFFSPFNLMAQEEKGKVEEEGKKDAKKMDINILPVVAANPTVGVLFGVLPGLNWNMGNGADTRNSTALIGVYYTTLNQLFTSVRANAFTKEDKFNLLTDIRFNLNAQPTYGLGSVLDQSTLVGGSEIPSDNPYPPIQKQEMMSFNNFRFYQTVQKRHKQTNLFYGIGYHLDIFWNIDDKQLDLGTEPQRITHHYRYQTLKGIGTEKYSQSGLSANATFDSRDNVVNPYEGQLAAISQRGFPEFLGSTTNASQLWMEYRTYINLDESRPRNLLAFWTYGWFVTSGTSPYLALPAIGWDMFARSGRPYTQGRIRGEDLMYAEAEWRFPLQRDKDKWGGVLFLNTSTASSRTENINIFENFVFGYGGGLRFMINEKKRVNLGLDYGFGANGAQGLFVNLNEYF from the coding sequence ATGAAAAAGATCTTATGTGTCATATGGGTATTTTGTTTACTGTTTTTTTCACCATTTAACTTGATGGCCCAAGAAGAAAAGGGCAAAGTTGAAGAAGAGGGAAAAAAGGATGCAAAAAAAATGGATATTAACATTTTGCCGGTGGTTGCTGCAAACCCAACTGTTGGTGTTTTGTTCGGGGTATTGCCGGGACTTAATTGGAATATGGGAAATGGGGCCGATACCAGAAATTCTACTGCATTGATTGGGGTTTATTATACTACACTTAATCAACTGTTTACATCCGTACGCGCCAATGCATTTACCAAAGAGGACAAATTTAACCTCTTGACTGATATCCGTTTCAACCTCAACGCCCAGCCAACATATGGTCTTGGTTCGGTATTGGATCAAAGTACCCTGGTTGGAGGAAGTGAAATTCCTTCAGATAATCCCTATCCTCCTATTCAGAAGCAGGAAATGATGTCTTTCAACAATTTCCGCTTTTATCAAACCGTACAGAAAAGGCATAAGCAGACCAATCTGTTCTATGGTATAGGTTACCATTTGGATATCTTCTGGAATATTGATGACAAGCAGCTGGATCTTGGAACAGAGCCCCAAAGGATTACCCATCATTATCGATACCAAACACTAAAAGGAATAGGTACTGAAAAATATTCCCAGTCGGGACTTTCTGCCAATGCTACATTTGATAGTAGGGATAATGTGGTTAATCCCTATGAAGGACAGTTGGCAGCGATTTCCCAGCGGGGATTTCCGGAGTTTTTGGGCAGTACCACTAACGCTTCCCAATTGTGGATGGAATACCGCACCTATATCAATCTTGATGAGTCCCGACCAAGGAACCTACTAGCTTTTTGGACCTATGGATGGTTTGTCACCAGTGGCACATCACCTTATTTGGCTTTGCCCGCCATAGGTTGGGATATGTTTGCCCGTTCGGGAAGGCCATATACCCAGGGAAGGATAAGAGGGGAGGACCTTATGTATGCAGAAGCAGAATGGAGGTTTCCATTGCAGAGAGATAAAGATAAATGGGGAGGAGTTCTTTTCCTGAATACCTCCACGGCAAGCAGCAGAACCGAAAACATCAATATTTTTGAGAATTTTGTTTTCGGTTATGGTGGCGGATTGAGATTCATGATCAATGAGAAGAAAAGGGTTAATTTAGGTCTTGATTATGGTTTTGGGGCCAATGGAGCCCAAGGGTTGTTTGTGAACCTGAATGAATATTTTTAG
- a CDS encoding alkyl/aryl-sulfatase: MAILLFALTNCSEKEAGTFPTDENLKVSDHFDPKGKGPSKYTLEVWENRKKTLPFSDVRDYEEQKKGFIAAPSYRQIKNADGRVVWDIGRYDFLLQNQEFKSIHPSLQRIATLNMGYGLYKVSDGIYQVRGFDLSNMTLIEGKTGWILVDVLTTRETAAAALKFANEQLGERPVRAVIYSHPHADHFGGVRAVINEEDVISGKVKVIAPAGFMDFAVSENVIAGNAMNRRLFYQYGVLLPVSPYGHVDQALSKNVSSGLLGLIAPTLYISKPVEEHTVDGVRMIFQNTPNTEAPVEMNTYFPDKKALWMAENVTATIHNIYTLRGALVRDPLQWSKKISEALYLFGQEAEVMFASHHWPRWGNDRVQEVLRTQRDAYAHIHNTVMHLANKGVTVNEIHNVYKVPESLQQQWAARAYHGSVEHNSRAVINRYLGYWDANPATLMPLPERESAPLFVDMMGGSGPIIKKGKALFAEGKYRLAGELLNKLIFAEPNNQEAKELLADCYEQIGYQQESTSLRNSFLAGAYELRNGIPGGESPKSVTPDIIRSMSTGIWLDFLGIKLNSDKAKDIKFKMNLITPDNNEKFLIELSNATLSNVQGFTAKNADLSLTLNRSDLNLVMMGVKTFEELVGEGKVKIEGDISILKQLVGMMDEFDLTFEILPGTKKDKFQASQKDLKLDAPAYIED; this comes from the coding sequence ATGGCAATCCTGCTTTTTGCGTTGACCAATTGTTCAGAAAAGGAGGCGGGAACATTTCCTACTGACGAAAACTTAAAAGTAAGCGACCATTTTGATCCCAAGGGAAAGGGTCCCTCTAAGTATACTTTAGAAGTATGGGAAAACCGGAAGAAAACGCTTCCTTTTTCCGATGTCCGAGATTATGAAGAACAAAAAAAGGGATTTATTGCCGCACCATCTTACAGACAGATAAAAAATGCTGATGGCAGAGTGGTCTGGGATATTGGGCGCTATGATTTTCTCCTTCAAAACCAAGAGTTTAAATCTATCCATCCATCTCTCCAAAGGATTGCAACCCTCAATATGGGTTACGGGCTTTACAAGGTATCGGATGGTATCTATCAGGTACGTGGATTTGATCTGTCTAATATGACCTTAATTGAAGGTAAGACGGGATGGATACTCGTAGATGTATTGACTACTCGTGAAACTGCAGCCGCAGCTTTGAAATTTGCCAATGAGCAACTGGGCGAGCGCCCAGTTAGAGCAGTTATTTATTCCCATCCCCATGCAGACCATTTTGGAGGGGTAAGGGCAGTAATTAATGAAGAGGATGTAATTTCAGGCAAAGTGAAAGTGATTGCACCGGCAGGCTTTATGGATTTTGCAGTTTCTGAAAACGTGATTGCAGGGAATGCCATGAACAGAAGGCTTTTTTATCAGTACGGTGTGCTGCTACCTGTTAGTCCTTATGGACACGTAGATCAAGCCTTATCCAAAAATGTGTCAAGTGGTTTGTTAGGCTTAATTGCTCCTACGCTTTACATTTCCAAACCTGTGGAAGAGCATACAGTAGACGGGGTACGGATGATATTCCAAAACACGCCTAATACAGAAGCTCCTGTGGAAATGAATACCTATTTTCCGGATAAGAAAGCGCTATGGATGGCAGAAAATGTAACAGCTACCATACACAATATTTATACGCTAAGAGGAGCACTTGTTCGGGATCCTTTGCAATGGTCTAAGAAAATTTCTGAAGCCTTGTACTTATTTGGCCAAGAAGCAGAAGTAATGTTTGCCTCGCACCATTGGCCAAGATGGGGTAATGATAGGGTGCAGGAAGTGTTAAGAACACAAAGAGATGCCTATGCCCACATCCACAACACGGTGATGCATCTTGCTAACAAAGGTGTAACTGTAAACGAAATCCACAACGTGTATAAAGTTCCCGAAAGTTTACAACAGCAATGGGCTGCCCGAGCCTATCATGGATCTGTAGAGCACAATAGTAGGGCCGTTATTAACAGGTACCTGGGGTACTGGGATGCCAATCCGGCTACCTTGATGCCTTTACCTGAGAGGGAATCAGCCCCACTTTTTGTTGATATGATGGGAGGCTCAGGACCAATCATTAAAAAAGGAAAAGCACTTTTCGCTGAAGGTAAATACAGGCTCGCTGGGGAGCTTCTGAATAAACTCATTTTTGCTGAACCCAATAATCAGGAAGCGAAGGAACTTTTGGCAGATTGTTATGAGCAGATCGGTTACCAACAGGAAAGTACGAGCTTGAGGAATAGTTTTTTGGCAGGAGCTTATGAATTGAGGAATGGAATTCCCGGCGGAGAATCTCCAAAATCGGTTACTCCTGATATTATCCGCTCCATGTCTACTGGTATTTGGTTGGACTTCCTTGGAATTAAGCTGAACAGTGACAAAGCCAAGGACATCAAATTCAAAATGAACCTGATAACTCCAGACAATAATGAAAAATTCCTTATCGAACTGAGTAATGCTACTTTAAGCAATGTTCAGGGCTTTACTGCCAAAAATGCAGACCTCTCACTGACCCTGAATCGTTCTGATCTTAATTTGGTCATGATGGGAGTTAAAACATTTGAGGAATTGGTAGGAGAGGGAAAAGTCAAAATTGAGGGAGATATCAGCATTTTGAAACAATTGGTCGGAATGATGGATGAATTTGATCTGACTTTTGAGATTCTTCCGGGAACCAAAAAGGATAAATTCCAGGCTTCCCAAAAAGACCTGAAATTGGATGCGCCAGCTTATATCGAAGACTAA
- a CDS encoding helix-turn-helix domain-containing protein, translating to MNHQEKLKLIESEISDPVLFTQYRQSRFFSFDFYTSFRTILLIIYWIASITLVFKYQHKIKKTFHDFGKSWFIWIKIFLGFELLLFLPFLIFSRSAEPLLGFELLHFFTAVLAFGAGLSLLFFPRILYGLNVEKYIEQKTKEKTDTKDFLTQEKILEIETKLKAVLDQEKKFLKRGYSIHNLALDTGIPGYLLTLFINHHLDCSFSDFINQKRVEEACLFIDSGKYDHLSIHGLAEMAGFNNRNSFTQAFQKFKNISPSLYIRSAKVKNLSKSRQD from the coding sequence TTGAATCACCAAGAAAAGCTGAAACTGATTGAATCAGAAATTTCAGATCCTGTTTTATTTACACAATACAGGCAATCCAGGTTTTTTTCCTTTGATTTTTATACCTCGTTCCGTACCATCCTATTGATCATCTATTGGATAGCATCTATAACCTTGGTTTTCAAATACCAACATAAAATAAAGAAAACCTTCCATGATTTTGGAAAAAGTTGGTTCATCTGGATCAAGATTTTTTTAGGATTTGAATTATTGTTGTTTTTGCCATTCCTCATTTTTTCAAGGTCAGCTGAGCCCCTTTTGGGTTTTGAACTACTTCATTTCTTTACAGCCGTATTGGCTTTTGGAGCTGGCTTGAGTTTATTGTTTTTTCCCAGAATACTTTATGGTCTTAATGTAGAAAAATACATCGAGCAGAAAACCAAAGAAAAAACAGACACAAAAGATTTTTTGACTCAGGAGAAGATTTTAGAAATAGAAACCAAATTAAAAGCTGTATTGGATCAAGAAAAAAAATTTTTGAAGAGAGGATATTCTATCCACAATCTTGCCTTGGATACAGGGATACCAGGTTATTTGTTGACCTTATTTATCAACCATCATTTAGATTGTAGTTTTTCAGATTTTATCAATCAAAAAAGAGTTGAAGAAGCTTGCCTATTTATTGATTCAGGAAAATATGACCACCTATCCATCCATGGATTGGCAGAGATGGCAGGATTCAACAACAGGAATTCATTTACCCAGGCTTTTCAAAAATTTAAAAATATATCACCTTCCTTGTACATCAGGTCTGCAAAGGTAAAAAACCTAAGTAAATCTCGCCAAGATTAA